Below is a genomic region from Argopecten irradians isolate NY chromosome 14, Ai_NY, whole genome shotgun sequence.
aaattattacatttattaatttttcagtGAAAACAGTTGAAAATTTCCCCGCAATTTCACAAAACTGAGAGGACGTTACGTCAAAAATTGGCCTGTAAATATtaggtttgtgaagttcagttgAGAAAAGTAGTTCACAGTGACTACATTaagcatttattctattttagtaataaaaactttaatatttttgttgaaaattagGATTTATCAGAGATTTGGTAGCTTGAAATCGATGTTTAGTCCTGCATAAGAATCTTGATATGACCtgcttaagatgattacatcctagggtcacattggctaggtcaagtgcataaattaggtcatattcaattaATGGTATCATCTGTCCAATAAGCATGTGCTGTTTCCCCATGTTTTAAGCATGATTTTAAATCTTTAAGACTTGTTTTATGAGCTTAATTTCAAGCAACGCCTTCACTGAGGTAGGATGTTAGAATTATGCCTGCTGACCCACTGCATGATTGTgaaagacgactaaatttggaatctgAATTTCGGGGTTAttgagatgaaaatatttcattttttcaaccaTTTCAAGTACACGTACTTGATTAtacaccaattatagttcaaatgatgggtatcaatTATACTCTGTGgacagtggagcatctttaaacagtAAGAAGGAAAGAATAGAGAAGAGCCCAAACTACCTTTTTGGTCGATTAGGTGAGTAGATTGGGGGTAGATATTGGCTGATGAAAATAGGATCCTCCGCTATAATTTGGTATAAAGGCGAGTATACCGCGCTGCTTTTAAATAAGTCTGAGAGAAAGGCATCAAATGACATAGAAGTCGGCTAAAACAGTAAGAAGGAATCATTGGCTGATTAACTCTCAAAGATCAAATCGCCAACAACGCATACTAGCTTTGTTTTGCTTCATAAACAGCAAGTGAGACACAGACCAAACATATCatgataattcattttgtatttaagTGTACAGTTATATCTTCGCTACTAAGGAATGGCTTGAAAAAGCTGACAACCCTTATGATCAAATGATGTCACTGTAGATATAACGTTCTTTCTTATAGAAAACCagaaaaaatggtctttataacTAAAGTGGTCTTCATACACAGGACAATATGTGCTGAAATTGACCATCTGTGACCCCTGAGAAAGTGATTTTAATATTACCATAATATTTGTAACCTTTCCAGGAGTGACTGCCCGGCCAAGTCCATTGTTATCGTGCGTCGGATTAAGGTGAATATCCCCTGTTCTGATCAAAGCAGTTTGGATAGCATATCAGAAGtattttgttcttttcttttggatattttaaaagtaacaCAAAACAAATTCGTGTTCGTGAGTCATGGCCAAGACAAGCTTATAGAAATGGTCATATCTTTCTACgattacatgtattatcaaaacTATAAATGTGATGTTCGACGAAAGGTTAGCCTTTGGTAATACAAACCTTTAGTGTAATTAGAAATGTTGGTTTATAACGAGATATATAATACCAACTGTCTCAGCCAGGTCTTTCGTTATAAGAAACGAAACACACGATGTTTTAAAGGCTATTAAAATACTTTATACATCCAAGGCTATCGACCTTGATCAGATTAACCCCAACCAATCAAAAGTCCTATTTAGCGACCTCATCCCCCAGGCTTAAACAAATCTTAAACAAAACACACGTAAACTGCTGATGTCATAGATGGTTTTTTACGGAGACATAAACCATTCATTTCAGATCACATTAGTGAAAAGTTACTCTTGGGACCGCTGCTTTTTAGCAGGTATTATCTATATTTAATCACCAATGGAGATCAATGTCAACCAGAAAATCAAATCTAAAGCTTCGaatcaacaacacatagtgtattccgtctttgcatattacagagttagctcccttgcgggtaggtatcgattgttacgtcattattttgtgagcgcaattcacgtcgttttctccgaaacgtatgacgttacgctcgcaaacacatgacgtcacaatcaatacctacccgcacgtgcagataactctgtaatatgcagaaaTTCAAATCTAAAGCTGTATCccagagttacctcccatgcGGGTATGTATCCATTGTGAAGTCATTTTTAAAACTTACTTTACATGTCGTTTTGTCtgaaaaagtatgacgttacgcacgcaaacacatgacgtcagaACCCATACCTTCTCTATGCAAGGGCATATACCTATGTGagatgtaaatacagaatatcataGATTGTGTTCTACTAATGAGATATTATATCAGAAACACTAGTGACGTAGAAAAGCAATATTTTGACTGGTGCCCTATCCTTAGTTATGCAACTGTCCACTTTTTGCATATACAATTTGTAATGCCGAGTACAACATATGACCAATAACGATACTACATGGAGCTTCCTGTAGAACTAGTGAATTCTACAAAGCGACAGTGGACATGACCTTATCAGAATTCAACATTGTTCTGACACATTGTTTAAACATGTATTAGTAGTGGAGTAGCAACATTTATGATTGCTGtaagcatttatttttttaatggcAATGGTATTTATACCATAATTTCGTTtctctatgaaaaaaaaaaaaaaaacatgtaataaaTTCCATACCAATTGTTTATCGTTTATGGTTACACACCGGGGTACCTCTGATAGGTCAGTTCTAACATTTCTTGATTCCGATTTGCTTTCaagtttgaacttctttttGCATCGCagtttcttttaaatattattgCATTTACCGTATAacagattataagactctttcatatgtggatatgaaggatagggatattttaaccgagggtcacaaaatgtagtaaaacccgaggcttgccgagggttttgcaacattttgtgatccccaGGGTAgaactataagactctttcatatgtggatatgaaggatagggatattctacccgagggtcacaaaatgtagtaaaacccgaggcttgccgagggttttgcaacattttgtgatcccgagggtagaatatccctatccttcatatccacttatgaaagagtatttttctttcataccacgacgttttactgcaattttacaactataatattcCAAGTCAATtcccatacatgaaaaattacgtgatattttcaacacaaattccgttgcttgcatcttttatagtaaaaccagtcaattttgtgaaaaaaaatgttaaaattttaccgaggaaatagagattttgttgacgccgtgacgtcacgaggctttattgcatgggtagccatgcaatacagccttaggcgacatgagtgtattgccctagaccagccagtattactcgtgtaggtatgaaagaaatccctatccttcatatccacttatgaaagagtatttttctttcatacctcgacgttttattgttttataatatcctgccattttgaaataaatttgaagaaatccacgaacgaaagtcaatttttcatacatgaaaaattacgtgatattttaaaaaaaacttatgttgtttgcatcttttatagtaaaaccggtcaagtttgtgaaaaaaaaaatgttaaacttttaccgaggaaatagaaattttgttgacgccgtgacgtcacgagactttattgcatgggtagccatgcaatacagcctcaggcggcacgggtgtattgccctagaccagccagtattacacccgaaggtatgaaagaaaactgCTTATTTAAAGTATTAAACAACAGAAGGTTAGATTTCTATTTAGATACAATAATTTATTGCGGAAagatattacatttgtatgacaTATTGCATGATGGTAAGGTTCTCTGAATGTAGACGAGAAACAAATGATCACCACGGTAGAGTTTAAGAAGTTAAGGGATAAACAAGTTCCCCAGGGctttaatgttatttataatgtgtgataaacatgataaataacATTCACTTGTTGGGGACTTGTACTCTGGTGTGTTTGGCTCTAGACATGTTGCTGACATATGATTGTTATAATCGTATTACCTACATAACGCTACCATATATAGCTATTATCGCTGTATCAAAATAAGTACAATTACAATTGTAATGAAATATCGGTAATCAGCTttaatttattagtttaacttTCCTGTGAAATAATAGTAATATAAGCGTGtttaaaaaaactatttataatagatataattatcatgataaaaaatgtatgTCAAGTCGACGTTTATCATGTGAAGTCGATTTTAAATATCTATCCTCGAAAACCGACTTACTTTATAAAGCCGAGATCCACGATAGTCACTCGCGATAGTGAAACTCGACTTTCCAATATGATTATGCGGATATGTCGTGTTAAAACCCGCCTTACCGACATAGATATCTCAACAATTATATTGGATTAGTCGCGTTATTGTTATTCGACCTTAAATAACATGAttgcagaaatatgccaccacaCACATTATCATCAGCATTGATACATATATGGATATCCTATGGTTGTATATGTTTGTCATCGTGTATAGTTCAGGTCGCGTTACGTTCACAAAATAATTGTGTGGAACATCTTATGACTTTACTTTTTAAGTTATTTATTTAGTAAGACGAGTTTTAACTGGACATATTCACATGATGATAATGGAATGTCGAGTTACACAATCACAACTGACTGCCATGGATATCGCCGTGATAAGGACTTAAAAAGCGAATTTTGTCGGAAAGTCGAGTTATATTTTGAATTGTCGATGAATTAAGACGAGGTTCGTGATAGCCAGGTCACAATATTATAACTAAAAATTCAATAAGGTGATTATGACGACAAGTAATACTCAATTTGCCGACATTAATATCACAACTAATTAGATTATAACTGATCAGGTCTAGTTACCGTGCTGCGACCTAAAATAACACGGTgacagaaatatgccaccatattATCCGTAAGTGGTAATATATAGTTAACTAAGCTCACAGCTGGTACAGCAATACCTGAATAATAGTTTTGTACATTACTAGTGACAGAAAAGCATGATAAAAACACCAATAAGCGTACATCTGTCTATctttatgaacattttatttgaaaatatacattaacTACTCGGCTAATTTTTCCGATAACTATTAATTGCACTACAGCCTTGTCAGATCGATACCAGATGATTGgggaaaaaatcattttaaaccTAAAATTGATCTTCCCTTGGATAGGCTTTAGTTGAATCCCACCTGTCTCTGTATCCTTCTGGTAGAATTACTATGCAGATGATACCAGCTAACGAAGCAGGAAAAGTGTGTACATAGTCTGTTCACTCCTGGTCcaaatttctcgaaacaaattgagtcaaaaactgacttcaGTCAATTTTTGTGACATAAGCAACATAAGGAGAACAATTTTTGACCTAAgtttgcacttttgtttcgagacaTCGAAGCTCGGTCAGGAAGCACATGCATTGGGCGAGGACAATGTGGTGAGTTTTCAAACCTTCAGGTGAATTCTAAGCCAACATTCATCGTCGGTAGATTGTTGTGTGTGAATACCCCGTTTTGAAGAGCTACCAACATCACAATGGCAGATTCGGAACTAAGGAATATCACAATTTCGATACCGTACGTCAACACCGGAAACTTCCGCTTCATGGGTAAAATAAAAGCAATGGTTGATGTTGGTGTAAATGTATGGTTGTTGGATGACCGCAACAGGATAGTTCTGTACAACACGGAGACAAAATCTGTGTGTAAAACACTGGAGCTAAATGAAACCGTACCCGATATCAGTTTCTGTCAGAAAAATCAGAGTCTGTGGTATTGTTCTCAGACCAGTAAGACAATAGGCGAGATAGAATCAGACAAGAAAGTAGTCCGTTTTGCGGTGGATAAGCAGCCATTGTCTCTCTGTGTTATTGCCGACTCTAAAGTCGTAGTAGGGATGATCGGAACCATCACAATTTACACCAATGAAGGGTCAGAGGTCACCTGCGTCATATCACAGGACAATTATACTGTTCGAACACCACAGCATATGGCCGAATGTCCATCTACAAATAACTTGGCTGTCATTGACTCGGATTGGAAATCTCATGGTGGAAAACAGCGACCACGAGTTGTAATACTTGGCAAGTCATTGACTATTCTACATTTCTATTTCGGCCGAAGAAAATTTGAGGACTTTCGACCAAACCTTGATCGCATCGAGGAGGCTTTTAGTCCCCGAGGGATCTTCTATAACACGGATGGGGACATATTTGTGAGTGATTTCTACAACCACGCAGTGATACGACTTTCGGGAACAGGAGTGTACCTTGGGGAGTACCATATTCATATGCCGACACCTACTGCTATTTGTAACAAAGCTGAAGACGAGCTGTGGACACTGCACCAGCATGACTGGGTATTTGGATACAAATATCAAAACCTGTAATTTTCTAGCTCACAACAAAGCGATTCATTTGCCGACTTTCGTCTTTCATTTTAAGTTTACATCCAGTTGTTTGATTTTTTAGTttgtttactatcactgtcctataAGACTATTCGTTTTAACCATTAAagtgttgtatgtatgtacgTTCTATTAAAATGTTGTATGTATTTACGTACATGTACGTTATGATTCTTTTACTATATAACTCGgattaaagatattttattttccctGATATGAACAGAGTAAGACCATGTCAGTATATAAAGTTCCCTTTTGTAACAGGGGAGGGGTATATATTTCCCAATACACCGGATGCGTTATTTGTATAACATCGAGACATTTAATCAACTTCGATGGCATCTTTTTGTCTGTACTTTGACTGcctattttaattgttttattttgtcaatatcATTGTATGAGGAGGGGGACTTGTGTGGTGATGGATATAAATAGATGATATATAATTTGCTGTGATGTAAGTTTTTGGTTAAGAAAACATCATTCAAGATATTTACTTAACATCACTTTCCATTATGaaacacatatacatgattACATTTTAATTAGATATTATTGATCGTATCCATGATGTTGCGTAGCTTTTTTTCCGCAAATAAAGCAAAATTGATTATAGTAAACAAGTCTTTTGTGTTCGATCGAGATAATTATAACAACATacagaaattaacatttaaccTGAAACAGATGGGATGAATCAGTGAGTCGCCTCATATTTCATGCAGATTTATTCCCTAGATGATATATAGTCGTATATCATTGTTAGCTTAGGTCGCAGTGGTTGGGGTGTTACTGAGTTTAGTATCGAAATACTGTAGAGTTGCAAAATTCAGCGGGTGCAAATTTTCGCGAGTTTCTGTTCGCAGAACTTATTCGCAGTGTTTTATTTTCACGAATTAATTTTGTAGTCTTTGCGTCGTTCATACgacaatatacaatatgtaagtCATGACTTTGATACATTATGCGAGTTATCAAATGTTGCGAATTTGGCTGAATCCGCGAAATTAATGTTGCGTCTTAATATACTACCACCACGTGGTCGCCATTTTAGGTTCTACTTTATTCATGTCACACTACCAGATACATACGCTTATAATATTCCCACGCTAGGAGATTGTAATAAATGAACCCAGCTTGATATTTACGGTATGCACATATGATTATAGTAAATACACAATTATTAAAACTCCTGCAAATATTAgcaaatatacaatattaacCACCACCCCATACGTCTGTGTTAAATTGGCATAT
It encodes:
- the LOC138307107 gene encoding uncharacterized protein, which produces MADSELRNITISIPYVNTGNFRFMGKIKAMVDVGVNVWLLDDRNRIVLYNTETKSVCKTLELNETVPDISFCQKNQSLWYCSQTSKTIGEIESDKKVVRFAVDKQPLSLCVIADSKVVVGMIGTITIYTNEGSEVTCVISQDNYTVRTPQHMAECPSTNNLAVIDSDWKSHGGKQRPRVVILGKSLTILHFYFGRRKFEDFRPNLDRIEEAFSPRGIFYNTDGDIFVSDFYNHAVIRLSGTGVYLGEYHIHMPTPTAICNKAEDELWTLHQHDWVFGYKYQNL